In Triticum urartu cultivar G1812 chromosome 6, Tu2.1, whole genome shotgun sequence, the following proteins share a genomic window:
- the LOC125514373 gene encoding clustered mitochondria protein isoform X3 produces MAGKSKGARNKAKAQAASQEAVSVEPVADVVEEAKPQNGEVTEAPAAEVAPAAEVAAADVEKEEGDAAEAAQAAEKPAEAGELHLYPVSVKTQSGEKLELQLSPGDSVIDVKQFLLDAPETCFYTCYDLILHTKDGSTHQLEDYNEISEIADITAGGCSLEMVAATYDERSIRSHLRRVRELLSLSSLHVSLSTSLALQQESAQAKNAGKTAHQELDGLNFMEDTTVALTNLLASAPAEIKCVDSIVFSSFNPPPSYRRLHGDLIYIDVVTLEGSKHCITGSSKSFYVNASNGSVLDSRPLKQSHEASTLVGLLQKISAKFKKGFREILDRKASAHPFENVQALLPVTSWLGAHPVPEHRRDAARAEDSVVLSYGTELIGMQRDWNEELQSCREFPHANPQERILRGRALYKVTCDFVDAAVKGAVGVINRCIPPINPTDPECFHMYVHNNIFFSFAVDSDYEQISKDQKPDCQNGSSRSTPVLSPGLGAKADSGVAPDSETEEANSVLEGPTEAQIADSEQATYASANNDLKGTKSYQEADISGLYNLAMAIIDYRGHRVVAQSIIPGILQGDKSDSLLYGSVDNGKKISWNESFHAKVVEAAKRLHVKEHVVLDGSGNPVKLAATVECKGIVGSDDRHYILDLMRVTPRDSNYIGLQHRFCVLRPELVASFVEAESIKKSPTQKVPDVPTESNGQESDDIASGSDATAASVEEHDKSDETPVSTPAESNDSTAEILFNPNVFTEYKLAGSPEEIEADEALVKKVGSYLLDTVIPKFVQDLCSLDVSPMDGQTLTDVLHSNGINVRYLGKVAGLIKHLPHLWDLFSAEIIVRSAKHVVKDILRQSPDHNIAPAVAHFLNCFFGKVLAASTKGSTGSPQSKTQKKSSQSASSKKGQSAFSQLTSDGVWSDIKEFAKHKYQFEAPDDVRVGAKRVAVLRNLCQKVGITIAARKYDLHSTTPFQPSDILNLQPVVKHSVPTCTDARKLMEAGKIRMAEGTLNEAYALFSEAFSLLQQINGPMHKDAANCCRYLAMVLYHAGDTAGAIVQQHRELIINERCLGLDHPDTAHSYGNMALFYHGLNQTELALRHMSRTLLLLSLASGPDHPDVAATLINVAMMYQDASNMSTALRYLQEALKKNERLLGPGHIQTAVCYHALAIAFSCMGAYKLSVQHETKTHDILVKQLGSDDSRTKDSENWLNTFKGREQQVIAQKQKGQGTVPSANAVEFLKAHPGLFQAMKAAAIQSGGDGPANVNRVRGGDERAAKAAAEARKTAVARGVNLRNGPAASVSDINQILNLINSAASASAASSGNAQATESEVPQSNGPALNGAKEAKDTSRPSAKADGQAPVGLGASLELKKQKSKQKA; encoded by the exons ATGGCGGGCAAGTCCAAGGGTGCGAGGAACAAGGCCAAGGCGCAGGCCGCCAGCCAGGAGGCCGTCTCGGTGGAGCCGGTCGCTGATGTGGTGGAGGAGGCCAAGCCCCAGAACGGGGAAGTGACTGAGGCCCCTGCTGCCGAGGTCGCCCCTGCTGCTGAGGTCGCTGCCGCGGAcgtggagaaggaggagggggatgCGGCCGAGGCCGCACAGGCTGCAGAGAAGCCAGCTGAAG CAGGAGAGCTTCATCTATACCCTGTTTCTGTTAAGACGCAATCAGGTGAAAAGCTGGAGCTGCAG CTAAGCCCTGGAGATTCTGTCATTGATGTCAAACAATTCCTCTTGGACGCTCCTGAAACTTGCTTCTACACATGCTATGATTTGATATTGCATACGAAAGATGGTTCAACACACCAGTTAGAGGACTACAATGAAATTTCTGAGATTGCAGATATAACTGCTGGTGGCTGTTCGTTGGAGATGGTTGCTG CAACATATGATGAGAGGTCTATTAGGTCGCATCTCCGCCGTGTCCGGGAATTGCTCTCTCTTTCTAGTCTTCATGTCTCACTATCGACATCCCTAGCTCTGCAGCAGGAGTCTGCACAGGCCAAAAATGCAG GAAAAACTGCTCACCAGGAGCTTGATGGTTTGAATTTCATGGAGGATACTACTGTAGCTCTTACTAATTTGCTGGCATCTGCACCAGCAGAAATCAAATGTGTGGACAGCATAGTTTTTTCATCATTCAATCCTCCACCAAGTTATAGGAG GTTACATGGGGATCTCATCTATATTGATGTTGTGACATTAGAAGGAAGCAAACACTGCATCACGGGGAGCTCCAAATCTTTTTATGTGAACGCTAGCAATGGAAGTGTTTTGGATTCAAGACCTTTGAAACAATCTCACGAAGCCAGCACTTTAGTTGGCCTGCTACAAAAAATTAGCGCCAAGTTTAAGAAAG GCTTTCGTGAAATATTGGACCGCAAAGCATCGGCCCATCCTTTTGAGAATGTTCAGGCCTTGCTTCCAGTGACTTCTTGGTTGGGAGCTCACCCCGTGCCAG AACATAGAAGAGACGCAGCCAGGGCTGAGGATTCTGTTGTGCTGTCATATGGTACCGAGTTGATTGGGATGCAGAGAGACTGGAATGAGGAACTGCAGTCATGCCGAGAGTTTCCTCATGCCAATCCTCAAGAAAG GATATTGCGAGGCAGAGCACTCTATAAAGTGACATGTGATTTTGTTGATGCTGCTGTAAAAGGAGCAGTCGGTGTCATCAATAGATGTATACCTCCAATCAATCCAACTGATCCAGAATGTTTCCATAT GTATGTCCACAACAACATTTTCTTCAGTTTTGCGGTTGACTCTGACTATGAGCAAATCTCAAAGGACCAAAAGCCAGATTGCCAAAATGGTTCTAGCAGGAGTACGCCAGTCCTCTCCCCAGGTTTGGGTGCCAAGGCAGATTCTGGAGTAGCACCAGATTCAGAAACTGAAGAGGCAAACAGTGTTTTGGAAGGACCTACAGAGGCACAAATAGCAGACAGTGAGCAGGCGACCTATGCTTCTGCTAATAATGACTTGAAAGGAACGAAATCTTACCAAGAAGCTGATATTTCGGGGCTTTATAATCTTGCCATGGCAATAATTGATTACAGAGGTCACAGGGTTGTAGCTCAG AGTATCATACCTGGTATTCTTCAAGGAGACAAGTCTGACTCCCTTCTGTATGGTTCTGTTGATAATGGCAAGAAGATATCTTGGAACGAGTCATTCCATGCAAAG GTAGTTGAGGCTGCAAAGCGTCTCCATGTGAAGGAGCATGTGGTTTTGGATGGTTCTGGCAATCCTGTAAAATTAGCTGCTACAGTTGAATGCAAGGGAATCGTTGGTAGTGATGACAG GCATTATATTTTGGATCTGATGAGAGTGACTCCTCGAGATTCTAACTACATTGGACTGCAGCACCGTTTCTGTGTGTTGAGACCTGAGCTTGTAGCCTCATTTGTCGAG GCTGAATCCATAAAGAAATCCCCTACGCAGAAAGTTCCGGATGTTCCCACAGAATCGAATGGGCAAGAATCTGATGACATTGCCAGTGGTTCTGATGCTACG GCTGCTTCTGTGGAGGAACATGACAAGTCTGATGAAACCCCTGTTTCTACACCTGCTGAAAGTAATGACTCGACTGCTGAAATTCTTTTCAATCCAAATGTATTTACGGAGTACAAGCTTGCTGGCAGTCCTGAG GAGATTGAAGCAGATGAAGCTTTGGTTAAAAAGGTTGGTTCGTATCTGTTAGATACGGTGATCCCAAAGTTTGTTCAGGATCTTTGCTCTCTTGATGTCTCCCCTATGGACGGTCAAACTTTAACTGATGTGCTGCATAGCAATGGGATAAATGTTAGGTATCTGGGCAAA GTTGCAGGCTTGATCAAGCATTTGCCACATCTGTGGGACTTATTTTCGGCTGAGATAATTGTTAGGTCTGCGAAGCATGTTGTCAAG GACATACTGAGGCAAAGCCCGGACCATAATATTGCACCTGCTGTTGCTCATTTCTTGAATTGTTTTTTTGGCAAAGTTTTGGCTGCTTCAACAAAAGGTAGTACTGGCAGCCCGCAGTCGAAAACCCAGAAG AAATCAAGTCAATCAGCTTCTTCAAAAAAGGGTCAATCTGCATTTTCCCAGCTAACATCTGACGGAGTTTGGTCTGACATTAAGGAGTTCGCGAAACATAAATACCAG TTTGAAGCGCCGGATGATGTGAGGGTTGGGGCTAAAAGAGTTGCAGTTCTCCGCAATCTTTGCCAAAAG GTGGGAATAACAATTGCTGCTCGCAAATACGATCTGCATTCTACTACTCCATTCCAACCTTCAGATATCTTGAATCTCCAACCAGTCGTTAAGCACTCAGTTCCTACCTGTACTGATGCAAGGAAGCTTATGGAAGCTGGGAAAATCCGGATGGCTGAG GGAACTCTAAATGAGGCGTATGCACTATTTTCTGAAGCTTTTTCTCTACTTCAACAG ATCAATGGTCCCATGCACAAGGATGCTGCGAACTGTTGCCg GTACCTTGCTATGGTTTTGTACCATGCCGGCGACACAGCAGGAGCAATTGTGCAGCAACATAGAGAGCTTATCATAAATGAGCGATGCCTTGGTCTAGACCATCCTGATACAGCCCACAG CTACGGTAACATGGCTTTGTTCTATCATGGGCTCAATCAAACCGAACTTGCGCTGCGACACATGTCCCGTACACTGCTGTTGCTGAGTTTAGCATCTGGTCCTGATCATCCGGATGTTGCAGCAACTCTTATAAATGTGGCGATGATGTACCAGGATGCGAGCAATATGAGTACTGCTCTTAGGTATCTTCAAGAAGCACTTAAGAAGAACGAGCGCCTTTTAGGCCCAGGTCATATTCAAACAGCAGTTTGCTATCATGCTCTTGCCATTGCATTCAGCTGTATGGGTGCATACAAGCTTTCAGTTCAG CATGAAACCAAGACACATGATATACTGGTCAAACAGTTAGGTAGTGATGATTCACGAACAAAAGATTCAGAAAATTGGTTGAATACATTTAAGGGGCGAGAACAGCAG GTTATTGCGCAGAAGCAAAAAGGCCAGGGAACTGTCCCCTCTGCTAACGCTGTTGAATTCTTGAAG GCTCATCCTGGATTGTTCCAAGCAATGAAGGCAGCTGCGATCCAATCTGGTGGCGATGGACCAGCAAATGTCAACAGAGTAAGAGGAGGTGACGAGCGCGCTGCCAAGGCGGCCGCAGAAGCCCGAAAAACGGCTGTTGCCAGGGGTGTTAATCTCCGCAACGGGCCTGCTGCGAGCGTTTCTGACATCAATCAAATTCTCAACCTCATCAACTCCGCTGCTTCCGCGTCTGCTGCTTCTTCTGGCAATGCTCAGGCAACTGAATCTGAAGTGCCGCAGTCCAACGGTCCTGCCCTGAATGGCGCAAAGGAGGCCAAGGATACAAGCCGTCCGTCGGCCAAGGCTGACGGTCAAGCCCCAGTAGGATTAGGTGCGTCATTGGAGCTGAAGAAGCAGAAGTCCAAGCAGAAGGCATAG
- the LOC125514373 gene encoding clustered mitochondria protein isoform X1, translated as MAGKSKGARNKAKAQAASQEAVSVEPVADVVEEAKPQNGEVTEAPAAEVAPAAEVAAADVEKEEGDAAEAAQAAEKPAEAGELHLYPVSVKTQSGEKLELQLSPGDSVIDVKQFLLDAPETCFYTCYDLILHTKDGSTHQLEDYNEISEIADITAGGCSLEMVAATYDERSIRSHLRRVRELLSLSSLHVSLSTSLALQQESAQAKNADAGKTAHQELDGLNFMEDTTVALTNLLASAPAEIKCVDSIVFSSFNPPPSYRRLHGDLIYIDVVTLEGSKHCITGSSKSFYVNASNGSVLDSRPLKQSHEASTLVGLLQKISAKFKKGFREILDRKASAHPFENVQALLPVTSWLGAHPVPEHRRDAARAEDSVVLSYGTELIGMQRDWNEELQSCREFPHANPQERILRGRALYKVTCDFVDAAVKGAVGVINRCIPPINPTDPECFHMYVHNNIFFSFAVDSDYEQISKDQKPDCQNGSSRSTPVLSPGLGAKADSGVAPDSETEEANSVLEGPTEAQIADSEQATYASANNDLKGTKSYQEADISGLYNLAMAIIDYRGHRVVAQSIIPGILQGDKSDSLLYGSVDNGKKISWNESFHAKVVEAAKRLHVKEHVVLDGSGNPVKLAATVECKGIVGSDDRHYILDLMRVTPRDSNYIGLQHRFCVLRPELVASFVEAESIKKSPTQKVPDVPTESNGQESDDIASGSDATAASVEEHDKSDETPVSTPAESNDSTAEILFNPNVFTEYKLAGSPEEIEADEALVKKVGSYLLDTVIPKFVQDLCSLDVSPMDGQTLTDVLHSNGINVRYLGKVAGLIKHLPHLWDLFSAEIIVRSAKHVVKDILRQSPDHNIAPAVAHFLNCFFGKVLAASTKGSTGSPQSKTQKKSSQSASSKKGQSAFSQLTSDGVWSDIKEFAKHKYQFEAPDDVRVGAKRVAVLRNLCQKVGITIAARKYDLHSTTPFQPSDILNLQPVVKHSVPTCTDARKLMEAGKIRMAEGTLNEAYALFSEAFSLLQQINGPMHKDAANCCRYLAMVLYHAGDTAGAIVQQHRELIINERCLGLDHPDTAHSYGNMALFYHGLNQTELALRHMSRTLLLLSLASGPDHPDVAATLINVAMMYQDASNMSTALRYLQEALKKNERLLGPGHIQTAVCYHALAIAFSCMGAYKLSVQHETKTHDILVKQLGSDDSRTKDSENWLNTFKGREQQVIAQKQKGQGTVPSANAVEFLKAHPGLFQAMKAAAIQSGGDGPANVNRVRGGDERAAKAAAEARKTAVARGVNLRNGPAASVSDINQILNLINSAASASAASSGNAQATESEVPQSNGPALNGAKEAKDTSRPSAKADGQAPVGLGASLELKKQKSKQKA; from the exons ATGGCGGGCAAGTCCAAGGGTGCGAGGAACAAGGCCAAGGCGCAGGCCGCCAGCCAGGAGGCCGTCTCGGTGGAGCCGGTCGCTGATGTGGTGGAGGAGGCCAAGCCCCAGAACGGGGAAGTGACTGAGGCCCCTGCTGCCGAGGTCGCCCCTGCTGCTGAGGTCGCTGCCGCGGAcgtggagaaggaggagggggatgCGGCCGAGGCCGCACAGGCTGCAGAGAAGCCAGCTGAAG CAGGAGAGCTTCATCTATACCCTGTTTCTGTTAAGACGCAATCAGGTGAAAAGCTGGAGCTGCAG CTAAGCCCTGGAGATTCTGTCATTGATGTCAAACAATTCCTCTTGGACGCTCCTGAAACTTGCTTCTACACATGCTATGATTTGATATTGCATACGAAAGATGGTTCAACACACCAGTTAGAGGACTACAATGAAATTTCTGAGATTGCAGATATAACTGCTGGTGGCTGTTCGTTGGAGATGGTTGCTG CAACATATGATGAGAGGTCTATTAGGTCGCATCTCCGCCGTGTCCGGGAATTGCTCTCTCTTTCTAGTCTTCATGTCTCACTATCGACATCCCTAGCTCTGCAGCAGGAGTCTGCACAGGCCAAAAATGCAG ATGCAGGAAAAACTGCTCACCAGGAGCTTGATGGTTTGAATTTCATGGAGGATACTACTGTAGCTCTTACTAATTTGCTGGCATCTGCACCAGCAGAAATCAAATGTGTGGACAGCATAGTTTTTTCATCATTCAATCCTCCACCAAGTTATAGGAG GTTACATGGGGATCTCATCTATATTGATGTTGTGACATTAGAAGGAAGCAAACACTGCATCACGGGGAGCTCCAAATCTTTTTATGTGAACGCTAGCAATGGAAGTGTTTTGGATTCAAGACCTTTGAAACAATCTCACGAAGCCAGCACTTTAGTTGGCCTGCTACAAAAAATTAGCGCCAAGTTTAAGAAAG GCTTTCGTGAAATATTGGACCGCAAAGCATCGGCCCATCCTTTTGAGAATGTTCAGGCCTTGCTTCCAGTGACTTCTTGGTTGGGAGCTCACCCCGTGCCAG AACATAGAAGAGACGCAGCCAGGGCTGAGGATTCTGTTGTGCTGTCATATGGTACCGAGTTGATTGGGATGCAGAGAGACTGGAATGAGGAACTGCAGTCATGCCGAGAGTTTCCTCATGCCAATCCTCAAGAAAG GATATTGCGAGGCAGAGCACTCTATAAAGTGACATGTGATTTTGTTGATGCTGCTGTAAAAGGAGCAGTCGGTGTCATCAATAGATGTATACCTCCAATCAATCCAACTGATCCAGAATGTTTCCATAT GTATGTCCACAACAACATTTTCTTCAGTTTTGCGGTTGACTCTGACTATGAGCAAATCTCAAAGGACCAAAAGCCAGATTGCCAAAATGGTTCTAGCAGGAGTACGCCAGTCCTCTCCCCAGGTTTGGGTGCCAAGGCAGATTCTGGAGTAGCACCAGATTCAGAAACTGAAGAGGCAAACAGTGTTTTGGAAGGACCTACAGAGGCACAAATAGCAGACAGTGAGCAGGCGACCTATGCTTCTGCTAATAATGACTTGAAAGGAACGAAATCTTACCAAGAAGCTGATATTTCGGGGCTTTATAATCTTGCCATGGCAATAATTGATTACAGAGGTCACAGGGTTGTAGCTCAG AGTATCATACCTGGTATTCTTCAAGGAGACAAGTCTGACTCCCTTCTGTATGGTTCTGTTGATAATGGCAAGAAGATATCTTGGAACGAGTCATTCCATGCAAAG GTAGTTGAGGCTGCAAAGCGTCTCCATGTGAAGGAGCATGTGGTTTTGGATGGTTCTGGCAATCCTGTAAAATTAGCTGCTACAGTTGAATGCAAGGGAATCGTTGGTAGTGATGACAG GCATTATATTTTGGATCTGATGAGAGTGACTCCTCGAGATTCTAACTACATTGGACTGCAGCACCGTTTCTGTGTGTTGAGACCTGAGCTTGTAGCCTCATTTGTCGAG GCTGAATCCATAAAGAAATCCCCTACGCAGAAAGTTCCGGATGTTCCCACAGAATCGAATGGGCAAGAATCTGATGACATTGCCAGTGGTTCTGATGCTACG GCTGCTTCTGTGGAGGAACATGACAAGTCTGATGAAACCCCTGTTTCTACACCTGCTGAAAGTAATGACTCGACTGCTGAAATTCTTTTCAATCCAAATGTATTTACGGAGTACAAGCTTGCTGGCAGTCCTGAG GAGATTGAAGCAGATGAAGCTTTGGTTAAAAAGGTTGGTTCGTATCTGTTAGATACGGTGATCCCAAAGTTTGTTCAGGATCTTTGCTCTCTTGATGTCTCCCCTATGGACGGTCAAACTTTAACTGATGTGCTGCATAGCAATGGGATAAATGTTAGGTATCTGGGCAAA GTTGCAGGCTTGATCAAGCATTTGCCACATCTGTGGGACTTATTTTCGGCTGAGATAATTGTTAGGTCTGCGAAGCATGTTGTCAAG GACATACTGAGGCAAAGCCCGGACCATAATATTGCACCTGCTGTTGCTCATTTCTTGAATTGTTTTTTTGGCAAAGTTTTGGCTGCTTCAACAAAAGGTAGTACTGGCAGCCCGCAGTCGAAAACCCAGAAG AAATCAAGTCAATCAGCTTCTTCAAAAAAGGGTCAATCTGCATTTTCCCAGCTAACATCTGACGGAGTTTGGTCTGACATTAAGGAGTTCGCGAAACATAAATACCAG TTTGAAGCGCCGGATGATGTGAGGGTTGGGGCTAAAAGAGTTGCAGTTCTCCGCAATCTTTGCCAAAAG GTGGGAATAACAATTGCTGCTCGCAAATACGATCTGCATTCTACTACTCCATTCCAACCTTCAGATATCTTGAATCTCCAACCAGTCGTTAAGCACTCAGTTCCTACCTGTACTGATGCAAGGAAGCTTATGGAAGCTGGGAAAATCCGGATGGCTGAG GGAACTCTAAATGAGGCGTATGCACTATTTTCTGAAGCTTTTTCTCTACTTCAACAG ATCAATGGTCCCATGCACAAGGATGCTGCGAACTGTTGCCg GTACCTTGCTATGGTTTTGTACCATGCCGGCGACACAGCAGGAGCAATTGTGCAGCAACATAGAGAGCTTATCATAAATGAGCGATGCCTTGGTCTAGACCATCCTGATACAGCCCACAG CTACGGTAACATGGCTTTGTTCTATCATGGGCTCAATCAAACCGAACTTGCGCTGCGACACATGTCCCGTACACTGCTGTTGCTGAGTTTAGCATCTGGTCCTGATCATCCGGATGTTGCAGCAACTCTTATAAATGTGGCGATGATGTACCAGGATGCGAGCAATATGAGTACTGCTCTTAGGTATCTTCAAGAAGCACTTAAGAAGAACGAGCGCCTTTTAGGCCCAGGTCATATTCAAACAGCAGTTTGCTATCATGCTCTTGCCATTGCATTCAGCTGTATGGGTGCATACAAGCTTTCAGTTCAG CATGAAACCAAGACACATGATATACTGGTCAAACAGTTAGGTAGTGATGATTCACGAACAAAAGATTCAGAAAATTGGTTGAATACATTTAAGGGGCGAGAACAGCAG GTTATTGCGCAGAAGCAAAAAGGCCAGGGAACTGTCCCCTCTGCTAACGCTGTTGAATTCTTGAAG GCTCATCCTGGATTGTTCCAAGCAATGAAGGCAGCTGCGATCCAATCTGGTGGCGATGGACCAGCAAATGTCAACAGAGTAAGAGGAGGTGACGAGCGCGCTGCCAAGGCGGCCGCAGAAGCCCGAAAAACGGCTGTTGCCAGGGGTGTTAATCTCCGCAACGGGCCTGCTGCGAGCGTTTCTGACATCAATCAAATTCTCAACCTCATCAACTCCGCTGCTTCCGCGTCTGCTGCTTCTTCTGGCAATGCTCAGGCAACTGAATCTGAAGTGCCGCAGTCCAACGGTCCTGCCCTGAATGGCGCAAAGGAGGCCAAGGATACAAGCCGTCCGTCGGCCAAGGCTGACGGTCAAGCCCCAGTAGGATTAGGTGCGTCATTGGAGCTGAAGAAGCAGAAGTCCAAGCAGAAGGCATAG